A region of Natribaculum luteum DNA encodes the following proteins:
- a CDS encoding universal stress protein has translation MYETILVATDGSDVATTAAEQGLAMAADLDATIHVLSVADVRDDDAWSSVRERWRADCREYVDDVSADAAERDVPVETEIREGKPTLEILDYADDVDADLLVMGTHGRTGLQRLLLGSVAISVIRDASRPVLTVGPTVRDGPRRFDDVVVATDGRPGVGAAVDAGIALAEAYGATVHALSVVDDTHSHIDVVREEFERIADQSTREVAVRAADRGVGTVRATEYGRPSDEIISYARDHDADVVVMGTESRTELERFVLGSASQRVVSGASVPVLTVRATPN, from the coding sequence ATGTACGAGACGATCCTCGTCGCGACAGACGGGAGCGACGTCGCGACGACGGCGGCAGAACAGGGACTTGCGATGGCGGCCGACCTCGATGCGACGATCCACGTCCTCTCGGTCGCCGACGTTCGCGACGACGACGCGTGGTCGAGCGTCCGCGAGCGGTGGCGGGCGGACTGTCGGGAGTACGTCGACGACGTCTCGGCCGATGCGGCCGAACGCGACGTTCCGGTCGAGACCGAGATTCGCGAGGGTAAACCGACGCTCGAGATCCTCGACTACGCCGACGACGTCGACGCCGACCTGCTCGTGATGGGAACGCACGGTCGAACCGGACTCCAGCGGCTGCTCCTCGGGAGCGTCGCGATCAGCGTGATCCGCGACGCCAGTCGGCCGGTTCTCACCGTCGGGCCGACCGTCCGCGACGGCCCGCGCCGGTTCGACGACGTGGTCGTCGCGACCGACGGTCGTCCGGGTGTCGGTGCTGCCGTCGACGCCGGAATCGCACTCGCCGAGGCGTACGGCGCGACGGTTCACGCCCTCTCCGTCGTCGACGACACGCACTCACACATCGACGTCGTCCGCGAGGAGTTCGAACGCATCGCCGACCAGTCGACGAGGGAAGTCGCCGTCCGCGCGGCCGACCGCGGCGTGGGGACCGTTCGGGCGACCGAGTACGGACGACCGAGCGACGAAATCATCTCCTACGCCAGAGACCACGATGCCGACGTCGTCGTGATGGGTACCGAGAGTCGGACCGAACTCGAGCGCTTCGTCCTCGGCAGCGCCTCTCAGCGCGTCGTCAGCGGCGCGTCGGTGCCCGTTCTAACGGTTCGAGCGACCCCCAACTAG
- a CDS encoding universal stress protein has translation MTQTVLVPTEGSPLSTKALEVALEDYQDAKIVVVHVMDPLGSGRTLVDVMRPTFRDGAPPGAVTPEYWQEWRNQAEQRAEEVFDDARDLAAERDQDVETVLEFGKPDDVVLEYVEGHDVDRIVMGSHCRTGAERFLLGSVAERVVKRAPVPVMVVR, from the coding sequence ATGACACAGACGGTTCTCGTTCCGACCGAGGGCTCGCCGCTCTCGACGAAAGCCCTCGAGGTGGCGCTCGAGGACTACCAGGACGCCAAGATCGTCGTCGTACACGTCATGGACCCGCTCGGCTCTGGGCGGACACTCGTCGACGTCATGCGCCCGACGTTCCGCGACGGCGCACCGCCCGGTGCGGTGACGCCGGAGTACTGGCAGGAGTGGCGAAATCAGGCCGAGCAGCGAGCCGAGGAGGTTTTCGACGACGCCCGCGACCTCGCCGCGGAACGCGACCAGGACGTCGAGACGGTCCTCGAGTTCGGCAAGCCGGACGACGTCGTCCTCGAGTACGTCGAGGGGCACGACGTCGACCGCATCGTGATGGGGAGTCACTGCCGCACCGGGGCAGAGCGGTTCCTGCTGGGGAGCGTCGCCGAGCGCGTCGTCAAGCGCGCTCCGGTTCCCGTCATGGTCGTCCGGTGA
- a CDS encoding universal stress protein codes for MYDTILVPTDGSDPANRAVQHAIELADRYGSEIHAMYCVETHRYGEPALSSSAIVLDQLEERGEELLEELADRADNVGVDCGWSICHGRPWEKINERAEEIDADLIVLGYQGQSHSRDRKIGSVAERVVRTADRPVLTA; via the coding sequence ATGTACGACACGATTCTCGTCCCGACGGACGGCAGTGATCCTGCGAATCGTGCTGTCCAACACGCCATCGAGTTGGCCGACCGCTACGGGTCCGAGATCCACGCGATGTACTGTGTCGAGACCCACCGCTACGGCGAACCCGCGCTGAGTAGCTCCGCGATCGTCCTCGACCAGCTCGAGGAGCGCGGCGAGGAACTGCTCGAGGAACTCGCCGACCGCGCGGACAACGTCGGCGTCGACTGCGGGTGGAGTATCTGTCACGGCCGTCCCTGGGAGAAGATCAACGAGCGAGCCGAGGAGATCGACGCGGACCTCATCGTACTCGGCTATCAGGGACAGAGCCACTCTCGAGACCGCAAGATCGGCAGCGTCGCCGAGCGAGTCGTTCGAACGGCGGATCGGCCGGTGCTGACTGCCTGA
- a CDS encoding universal stress protein, whose translation MYDTILVPVDGSDAANRATEHAISLASTFDADLHALYVIDTRRYGSSALRDSEAILEDLEQTGQSVLEDVVQRAAVDVTTEMRRGRPHEEIDGYADEIDADLIVLGNRGLGAPAGGEIGSVAERVVRFVGRPVITA comes from the coding sequence ATGTACGACACGATCCTCGTTCCGGTCGACGGCAGCGACGCGGCAAACCGCGCGACCGAACACGCGATCAGTCTCGCGTCGACGTTCGACGCCGACCTCCACGCGCTGTACGTCATCGACACGCGACGCTACGGATCGTCGGCGCTTCGCGACTCGGAGGCGATCCTCGAGGACCTCGAGCAGACGGGCCAGTCGGTCCTCGAGGACGTCGTCCAGCGGGCGGCTGTCGACGTAACCACGGAGATGCGACGCGGCCGGCCACACGAGGAGATCGACGGCTACGCCGACGAGATCGACGCGGACCTCATCGTGCTCGGCAACCGCGGACTCGGTGCTCCGGCGGGTGGCGAAATCGGCAGCGTCGCCGAACGGGTCGTCAGGTTCGTGGGTCGGCCCGTGATAACCGCCTGA
- a CDS encoding AMP phosphorylase yields MQLEAAAIDIGTSQPTVLLNTVDADDLGVHPLDRVRIHRDGAATTGIVKVTDELVAPGTIGMAEPLHYLRGPVDVTLAGSPRSVRYVRKKLNDIELERHELEAIVSDVLENRLSDVELGAYVSSVYANGLSLEETKHLTQAMTDAGERLQWDEPIVADKHSIGGVAGNRVTPILVPIVAAAGLTIPKTSSRAVTSPAGTADVVEVFCDVDFSTDEIEEIVAATNCCLVWGGGVDLSPVDDEIIRAENPLSIDPHGQLIASVLSKKRSAGSTHVVIDLPYGEGAKVESLPAARELADDFKRVGDHLDVDVVCAITHGSDPIGDGIGPVLEARDVLAVLEGGGPETLRLKSIRLANILLEHCGVDASAEEILDSGRALERFRQVIAAQGGDPDVTVDDLEPGSEQVTVHADRSGLVSRVDNRQLSDVARRAGAPRDRRAGIETHRVAGEPVDEADELYTIYAETASKLEEASALAERLEPIRIRTRADALVERR; encoded by the coding sequence ATGCAACTCGAGGCCGCCGCGATCGACATCGGGACGAGCCAGCCGACGGTGCTGTTGAACACCGTCGACGCCGACGACCTGGGCGTCCATCCCCTCGATCGCGTCCGAATCCATCGCGACGGGGCGGCGACGACGGGAATCGTCAAGGTCACCGACGAACTGGTTGCCCCCGGAACCATCGGAATGGCCGAACCGCTCCACTACCTCCGCGGGCCCGTCGACGTGACGCTCGCGGGCTCGCCGCGGTCGGTTCGGTACGTCCGCAAGAAGTTGAACGACATCGAACTCGAGCGCCACGAACTCGAGGCGATCGTCAGCGACGTCCTCGAGAACCGGCTCTCGGACGTCGAACTCGGTGCGTACGTCTCGAGCGTCTACGCGAACGGGCTCTCGCTCGAGGAGACGAAACACCTGACGCAGGCGATGACCGACGCCGGCGAGCGCCTGCAGTGGGACGAGCCGATCGTCGCCGACAAACACTCGATCGGCGGCGTCGCGGGCAACCGCGTGACGCCGATCCTGGTGCCGATCGTCGCCGCAGCCGGGCTCACGATCCCGAAGACGTCCTCGCGGGCCGTGACGTCGCCGGCCGGCACGGCGGACGTCGTCGAGGTCTTCTGTGACGTGGATTTTTCCACCGACGAGATCGAGGAGATCGTCGCGGCGACGAACTGCTGTCTCGTCTGGGGTGGCGGCGTCGACCTCTCGCCGGTCGACGACGAAATCATCCGCGCGGAGAACCCGCTGTCGATCGATCCCCACGGACAGCTCATCGCCTCGGTCCTCTCGAAGAAACGCAGCGCCGGCTCGACCCACGTCGTGATCGACCTTCCCTACGGCGAGGGGGCGAAAGTCGAGAGCCTCCCCGCTGCCAGGGAGCTCGCAGACGATTTCAAGCGCGTCGGCGATCACCTCGACGTCGACGTCGTCTGTGCGATCACCCACGGCTCCGACCCGATCGGCGACGGCATCGGCCCCGTTCTCGAGGCGCGGGACGTCCTCGCCGTCCTCGAGGGCGGCGGTCCCGAGACCCTGCGGCTGAAGTCGATTCGGCTCGCGAACATCTTGCTCGAGCACTGCGGCGTCGACGCGTCGGCCGAGGAAATCCTCGACTCCGGGCGGGCGCTCGAGCGGTTCCGGCAGGTGATCGCGGCCCAGGGCGGCGACCCCGACGTGACCGTCGACGACCTCGAGCCGGGGTCGGAGCAGGTGACGGTCCACGCCGACCGCTCGGGGCTCGTCTCGCGGGTCGACAACCGCCAGCTCAGCGACGTCGCGCGGCGAGCGGGGGCACCGCGCGATCGACGTGCGGGAATCGAGACCCACCGCGTCGCCGGCGAACCGGTCGACGAGGCCGACGAACTGTACACGATCTACGCCGAAACGGCCAGCAAACTCGAGGAGGCGAGCGCGCTCGCCGAGCGACTCGAGCCGATCCGGATCCGGACGCGCGCGGACGCGCTCGTCGAACGCCGGTAA
- a CDS encoding CBS domain-containing protein: protein MDVSEIVDAEFDMFDESTPVSKLRGAFEESNRKALLITSDGDFEGIVTRRDVLSSHQKSNRKARSLVRPVPTVDRHEDLREATRLMIGGDTRVLPVLSGDDLVGVVRADDILEHVQSYLSVLSAADVSTSEVVSVEPETALGKALSTFRTERIEHLPVVSDENGDEVVGIVSLYDVLEFVTRELQRPTGGDADGDVGASKGGFGAREGESTDLLELPVRNVMTETVGTATRDETLEDVLDTMLEHGGSSSVVLDDDGALDGIVTKTDLLESLTWTDEGRLPVQVFGADLMTELTRDELAERIEEVAGKYRDMRVLEAKVHLHEHDETLRGVPLLLARVRLYTDKGTFMASGEGYGDRHAVSLALNSVERQILEGKTYGRSKKSPGGEELEKMYGWWLSE, encoded by the coding sequence ATGGACGTCAGCGAAATCGTCGACGCGGAGTTCGACATGTTCGACGAATCGACGCCGGTCTCGAAGCTCAGGGGCGCGTTCGAGGAATCGAACCGGAAAGCGCTCCTCATCACCAGCGACGGCGATTTCGAGGGGATCGTCACCCGAAGGGACGTCCTCTCGTCGCACCAGAAGTCGAACCGAAAGGCGCGGTCGCTCGTCCGCCCCGTTCCGACCGTCGACCGACACGAGGACCTCCGGGAAGCCACACGGCTCATGATCGGTGGCGACACCCGCGTCCTCCCCGTCCTCTCCGGCGACGACCTGGTCGGGGTCGTCAGAGCCGACGACATCCTCGAGCACGTCCAGTCGTACCTGTCGGTCCTCTCGGCTGCGGACGTCTCCACGTCGGAGGTCGTCTCCGTCGAACCCGAGACCGCGCTCGGGAAGGCGCTGTCGACGTTCCGCACGGAGCGCATCGAACACCTCCCGGTCGTCAGCGACGAGAACGGCGACGAGGTCGTCGGTATCGTCAGCCTCTACGACGTCCTCGAGTTCGTCACCCGAGAACTCCAGCGGCCCACGGGCGGCGACGCCGACGGGGACGTGGGCGCGAGCAAGGGCGGCTTCGGTGCCCGGGAGGGCGAGAGTACCGACCTCCTCGAGTTGCCCGTGCGCAACGTCATGACCGAGACGGTGGGGACCGCCACGCGAGACGAGACGCTCGAGGACGTCCTCGACACGATGCTCGAACACGGCGGCTCGTCCTCGGTCGTCCTCGACGACGACGGCGCGCTCGACGGGATCGTCACGAAGACCGACCTGCTCGAGTCGCTGACCTGGACCGACGAGGGACGGCTGCCGGTGCAGGTGTTCGGCGCCGACCTCATGACGGAACTGACCCGCGACGAACTCGCGGAACGCATCGAGGAGGTCGCAGGCAAGTACCGGGACATGCGCGTCCTCGAGGCGAAAGTCCACCTCCACGAACACGACGAGACGCTGCGTGGCGTTCCGCTGTTGCTCGCGCGAGTCCGCCTGTACACGGACAAGGGGACGTTCATGGCCTCGGGCGAAGGGTACGGCGACCGCCACGCAGTCTCGCTGGCGCTGAACTCGGTCGAACGACAGATCCTCGAGGGCAAGACCTACGGACGCAGCAAGAAGTCCCCGGGCGGCGAGGAACTCGAGAAGATGTACGGCTGGTGGCTCAGCGAGTGA
- a CDS encoding proteasome assembly chaperone family protein yields MSDQPTTSSFEQVSEIETDEPTLIEGLPGHGLVAAIAVDQITDQLELDHYGNITSDDFPPVATFENGLVRDLVRVYAGSDPDVMTLKSDLALPPASFESLSQCVLTKLADRFDRAIFLAGAPAQSEEQLGDVIGVATTEDLRADLTDAGIEIADDPGVVGGITGALVRQCYQADIPAVLLIVRSHPFLPDPSAARAVIENALEPLVDFDVDTTALEEQADEIQQRMQQVAEQYQQVAEEQQPQQQTPATGMFQ; encoded by the coding sequence ATGTCGGACCAGCCTACGACCTCGTCGTTCGAACAGGTCTCCGAAATCGAGACGGACGAACCGACGCTCATCGAGGGGCTCCCCGGACACGGTCTGGTGGCTGCGATCGCCGTCGACCAGATCACGGACCAACTCGAGCTAGACCACTACGGAAATATCACCTCGGACGACTTCCCGCCGGTCGCCACGTTCGAGAACGGACTGGTCAGGGACCTCGTCCGCGTCTACGCAGGGTCCGATCCGGACGTGATGACGCTCAAGAGCGACCTCGCGCTCCCGCCGGCGTCGTTCGAGTCGCTGAGCCAGTGCGTGCTGACCAAACTCGCCGACCGGTTCGATCGGGCGATCTTCCTCGCGGGCGCACCGGCCCAGTCCGAAGAGCAACTCGGCGACGTGATCGGCGTCGCGACCACCGAAGACCTCAGGGCAGACCTCACGGACGCTGGCATCGAGATCGCCGACGATCCGGGGGTCGTCGGCGGCATTACCGGTGCACTCGTCAGGCAGTGTTACCAGGCCGACATCCCGGCCGTGCTGTTGATCGTCCGCTCACATCCCTTCCTGCCCGACCCGAGCGCGGCGCGGGCGGTAATCGAGAACGCGCTCGAGCCGCTCGTCGACTTCGACGTCGACACGACGGCGCTCGAGGAGCAAGCCGACGAGATCCAACAGCGGATGCAACAGGTGGCAGAACAGTACCAGCAGGTGGCAGAAGAACAACAGCCACAGCAGCAGACGCCGGCGACCGGAATGTTCCAGTAA
- a CDS encoding universal stress protein, whose product MSLDVELLCMYRTILVPTDGSEAAESAVSQAYEIAERFGATVHVLFVVDVDVNTPLSLSTEPVVESVRESGEELTSEIADGAPEGVETVTVVEEGDPHERILEYAGAHDVDLITMGTHGRRGLDRYLIGSVTERVVRSADCSVLVTRATEAAPAIQSADAAIDTARDALAEGGHDDVTIVEDPYEQAGYWIVRAEGDDRTFNVHVDRPSGDARIATIDQR is encoded by the coding sequence ATGTCACTCGACGTCGAACTTCTGTGTATGTACCGAACTATCCTGGTGCCGACCGACGGGAGCGAAGCCGCCGAATCGGCCGTCTCGCAGGCCTACGAGATCGCAGAGCGGTTCGGCGCGACCGTCCACGTCCTGTTCGTCGTCGACGTCGACGTGAACACGCCGTTGAGCCTGTCGACGGAACCGGTCGTCGAGTCGGTTCGCGAGAGCGGCGAGGAACTCACGAGCGAAATCGCCGACGGGGCTCCAGAAGGCGTCGAGACCGTCACCGTCGTCGAGGAGGGCGACCCCCACGAGCGCATCCTCGAGTACGCCGGCGCACACGACGTCGACCTGATCACCATGGGGACCCACGGTCGCCGCGGGCTCGACCGGTACCTGATCGGCAGCGTTACCGAGCGCGTGGTGAGAAGCGCCGACTGCTCGGTGCTGGTGACGCGTGCGACCGAAGCAGCACCCGCGATCCAGAGTGCCGACGCGGCGATCGACACCGCACGCGACGCGCTCGCCGAGGGGGGCCACGACGACGTGACGATCGTCGAGGATCCGTACGAACAGGCCGGCTACTGGATCGTCCGTGCGGAAGGCGACGACCGGACGTTCAACGTCCACGTCGATCGACCGAGCGGCGACGCCCGGATCGCGACGATCGACCAGCGCTGA
- a CDS encoding phosphopantetheine adenylyltransferase, translated as MYVAVAGTFGPIHDGHRRLFEHALRFGDDGVVVGLASDDLAVETRRDDPRPIPSFGERTRAVSQTLAELDEWGRDVEIRELDDELGIASTDPSIDALVVSPETVSELEDVNSRRRERGLEPLTGIVAPYVLDEDGERISSTRMVRGEIDEHGATIDTDGTND; from the coding sequence ATGTACGTCGCCGTTGCCGGGACGTTCGGCCCCATCCACGACGGACACCGCCGACTGTTCGAACACGCGCTCCGGTTCGGCGACGACGGCGTCGTCGTGGGACTCGCGAGCGACGACCTCGCCGTCGAGACCAGACGGGACGATCCGCGGCCGATTCCGTCGTTCGGCGAGCGAACACGGGCGGTCTCCCAGACCCTCGCCGAACTCGACGAGTGGGGCCGGGACGTCGAGATCCGGGAACTGGACGACGAGCTCGGGATCGCGTCGACCGATCCGTCGATCGACGCGCTGGTCGTCTCTCCCGAGACCGTCTCCGAACTCGAGGACGTCAACAGCCGTCGCCGCGAACGCGGCCTCGAGCCGCTGACAGGCATCGTCGCCCCGTATGTTCTCGACGAGGACGGCGAACGGATCTCCTCGACGCGAATGGTGCGCGGCGAGATCGACGAACACGGGGCCACCATCGATACCGACGGAACGAACGACTGA
- a CDS encoding ABC1 kinase family protein yields MRGFYRRYVQVVARFLPFALAFLRDRRRFLLFGPPRRTPESVHRQRAERMTKTMLELGPAFIKVGQVLSTRPDIVPPTYVDVFSTLQDEVPESAGGDPRTVIAEELGDVPDIDRSTLETVAGGSLAFVYTIEYGGERIALKVRRPGIKTVIERDLRVIDALVPIVSVFADEHQQYSLENVADDFESVILDELDFDREATLMSEIDANFADDERVIVPGVYEELSSERLLAMEFVTGRKVTDEDVLADVGVDPTEMATLIARTYLKMGLVDGVFHADPHPGNLSVTDDGRLVIYDFGMSQRLTPKDQEDIATLYRTLVRRDVDGLLNALIALDVLDPSVDRTAARNVLRLVIENLEGRSEITWRLIITELLERLRDFPFRIPPDVMLLVRVGTVGEGVCRSLDPEFDFLAVTRDFLVDYGFIESELQTLLEDVRDDLWESLPVLAGTPARFDRVLGQLERGELVVRTAPVDANGDSGGVGYAVVAGTLFVAAAILTFHERPYELLSLALAVVFLAQYVRHQST; encoded by the coding sequence ATGAGGGGATTCTACCGCCGTTACGTCCAGGTCGTCGCCCGGTTTCTCCCGTTCGCACTGGCGTTCCTGCGCGACCGGCGGCGATTCCTGCTGTTTGGCCCGCCGCGGCGCACCCCCGAGTCGGTCCACCGCCAGCGTGCCGAACGGATGACGAAGACGATGCTCGAGCTTGGCCCGGCGTTCATCAAGGTTGGGCAGGTACTTTCGACGCGCCCGGACATCGTTCCGCCGACGTACGTCGACGTCTTCTCGACGCTCCAGGACGAGGTCCCGGAGAGCGCTGGCGGCGATCCGCGGACGGTCATCGCGGAGGAACTCGGCGACGTCCCCGACATCGACCGCTCGACACTCGAGACGGTCGCCGGCGGTTCCCTGGCGTTCGTCTACACGATCGAGTACGGCGGCGAGCGAATCGCCCTGAAGGTCAGACGACCCGGCATCAAGACGGTGATCGAACGCGACCTGCGAGTCATCGACGCGCTGGTTCCGATCGTCAGCGTCTTCGCCGACGAACACCAGCAGTATTCGCTCGAGAACGTCGCCGACGACTTCGAGTCGGTCATCCTCGACGAACTCGACTTCGACCGCGAGGCAACCTTGATGAGCGAAATCGACGCGAATTTCGCCGACGACGAGCGGGTGATCGTCCCGGGCGTCTACGAGGAGCTGAGCTCGGAACGGCTGCTCGCGATGGAGTTTGTCACCGGCAGGAAGGTCACCGACGAGGACGTCCTGGCCGACGTCGGCGTCGATCCGACCGAGATGGCGACGCTGATCGCCAGGACGTACCTCAAGATGGGGCTCGTCGACGGTGTCTTCCACGCCGATCCCCACCCGGGGAATCTCTCCGTGACGGACGACGGACGACTCGTCATCTACGACTTCGGGATGAGCCAGCGGCTCACGCCGAAAGATCAGGAAGACATCGCCACCCTCTACCGGACGCTCGTCCGTCGCGACGTCGACGGCTTGCTGAACGCGCTCATCGCACTCGACGTGCTCGATCCCTCGGTCGACCGTACCGCCGCCCGGAACGTCCTCCGGCTGGTGATCGAGAACCTCGAAGGTCGGTCGGAGATCACCTGGCGGCTGATCATCACCGAACTGCTCGAGCGGCTCCGGGACTTTCCGTTTCGCATCCCGCCGGACGTCATGCTCCTCGTCCGCGTCGGCACCGTTGGCGAGGGCGTCTGTCGCTCGCTCGATCCGGAGTTCGACTTTCTGGCCGTCACGCGCGACTTTCTCGTCGATTACGGCTTCATCGAGAGCGAACTCCAGACGCTGCTCGAGGACGTGCGCGACGACCTCTGGGAGTCGCTTCCCGTCCTGGCCGGGACGCCCGCCCGGTTCGACCGGGTCCTCGGCCAACTCGAGCGTGGCGAACTCGTCGTCCGAACGGCTCCGGTCGACGCGAACGGGGACAGCGGCGGCGTCGGTTACGCAGTCGTCGCTGGAACGTTGTTCGTCGCGGCGGCGATCCTGACGTTCCACGAGCGGCCGTACGAACTCCTCTCGCTGGCGCTCGCGGTCGTCTTTCTCGCCCAGTACGTCCGCCATCAGTCGACCTGA
- a CDS encoding universal stress protein — protein sequence MYETILVPVDGSSGGEGAIARALALARVDDATVHALSVVETGDDLGDLDEDQQAAVRRSSERRARDANAAVADLAADVGVDAVRDVREGAAHREILAYADEIDADLIAMGTRGATPSTDVRLGSTTERVITFADAPVLSVRLGTSTVQSVEAVRTERVVVPVDGSDAAERAAEHALDLAENVGATVDVVYVIDETVYDLEDAPRSIIGLLREGGENAIETVALEARDRGLSVTADVLRGVPAAEILGYADGVDADVIVMGTRGRAATSDQLLGSTTARVVRRSDHPVLTLG from the coding sequence ATGTACGAGACGATCCTCGTTCCAGTCGACGGCAGTTCCGGCGGAGAGGGAGCCATCGCACGGGCGCTCGCGCTCGCTCGAGTCGACGACGCGACCGTCCACGCGCTCTCGGTCGTCGAGACGGGAGACGACCTCGGGGACCTCGACGAAGACCAGCAAGCGGCGGTTCGCCGGTCGTCGGAGCGACGGGCGCGCGACGCGAACGCGGCGGTCGCAGACCTGGCGGCCGACGTGGGCGTCGACGCCGTCCGCGACGTTCGTGAAGGCGCCGCTCACCGGGAAATTCTGGCGTACGCCGACGAGATCGACGCCGACCTGATCGCCATGGGAACGCGCGGGGCGACGCCCTCGACGGACGTTCGACTGGGCAGTACGACCGAGCGCGTGATCACGTTCGCGGACGCACCGGTGCTGTCGGTCCGTCTGGGAACCAGCACCGTCCAGAGCGTCGAGGCCGTCAGGACCGAGCGAGTCGTGGTTCCCGTCGACGGTAGCGACGCCGCCGAGCGGGCCGCCGAACACGCCCTCGATCTCGCCGAAAACGTCGGCGCCACCGTCGACGTCGTCTACGTGATCGACGAGACGGTCTACGACCTGGAGGACGCACCGCGGAGCATCATCGGCCTCCTCCGCGAGGGTGGAGAGAACGCCATCGAGACCGTCGCACTCGAGGCCCGCGACCGCGGGCTCTCGGTGACGGCAGACGTGTTACGGGGCGTCCCGGCGGCGGAGATTCTCGGCTACGCCGACGGCGTCGACGCCGACGTGATCGTCATGGGGACCCGCGGACGGGCGGCGACGTCCGACCAGCTGCTCGGCAGCACGACCGCGCGCGTCGTTCGCCGCTCGGACCACCCGGTGTTGACGCTCGGGTGA
- a CDS encoding winged helix-turn-helix domain-containing protein: MFVLRSSRDDDVDAQDVLDALADETCQTILSELDEPKTAQELVDACDVSESTLYRKLERLRDASLLRSGLEIRADGHHTLRYEVDFDEVAISVDDERTLGLEISQSSPSPEDSPRKPWLGENARLRGSLSQSSD, from the coding sequence ATGTTCGTCCTCCGTTCCAGTCGCGACGACGACGTCGACGCACAGGACGTACTCGACGCGCTGGCCGACGAGACGTGCCAGACGATCCTCTCCGAGCTCGACGAGCCGAAAACGGCACAGGAACTCGTCGACGCGTGCGACGTCTCGGAGTCGACGCTGTATCGAAAACTCGAGCGGCTCAGGGACGCGTCGCTGCTCCGGAGTGGCCTCGAGATCAGAGCGGACGGCCACCACACGTTGCGATACGAGGTCGACTTCGACGAGGTGGCGATCTCGGTCGACGACGAACGGACGCTCGGCCTCGAGATCAGCCAGTCCTCGCCGTCCCCAGAAGACTCGCCCCGGAAGCCGTGGCTCGGTGAGAACGCTCGACTCCGGGGATCGCTGTCCCAGTCGTCGGACTAG
- a CDS encoding pyridoxamine 5'-phosphate oxidase family protein, with product MDRIEYTYTFGMDDEEVVDALESHEVGVLSLASDGSGYAIPVAYLFDGSSLYIRLGTDDSSKKLSFIDETDEACFLLYEYEPPDDSWSVIATGPLSELTGDERAVFDDVTINEEFLRLRVFDEDVDEIDLEIYELEIETLTGRKTGSESL from the coding sequence ATGGACAGGATCGAGTACACGTACACGTTCGGCATGGACGACGAGGAGGTCGTCGACGCACTCGAGAGCCACGAGGTCGGCGTCCTCTCGCTTGCGAGCGACGGGAGCGGGTACGCGATTCCCGTCGCGTACCTCTTCGACGGCTCGTCGCTGTACATCCGCCTCGGGACCGACGACTCGAGCAAGAAGCTGTCGTTTATCGACGAAACGGACGAGGCGTGCTTCTTGCTCTACGAGTACGAACCGCCCGACGACTCCTGGAGTGTCATCGCGACGGGACCGCTGTCCGAACTCACCGGCGACGAGCGGGCCGTCTTCGACGACGTCACGATCAACGAGGAGTTCCTCCGACTGCGCGTCTTCGACGAGGACGTCGACGAGATCGACCTCGAGATCTACGAACTCGAGATCGAGACGCTCACCGGGCGCAAGACGGGATCGGAGTCGCTCTGA